ATGCTATGGCCTGATCTGATCTTTTAGGCCTTCAAGATTGATCCGGCAGCCCTTGAGCCTCCATTGTATTTGCTTTCTCAGCATTGTAATTTTACAATTCCTTTTTTGAGTTACTGGCCTTGAAAAAACCCAGGAAATCTTGCTGTTTCTCGACTTCCCCAGTAATTGTTGTTTACTGCTgaattaatatatatacacatatacattCTTTTTTGGATTACTTAATATGCTTAGTTAATCTTCAAATTCCAATTACTACACAATTAAAGAGCTCAACACTGTAATTCAAAGTCCAAGGTTGAAGCCATTAGCTGCAGCATACAATAGTAGATATATTTTTATAGCTTTATTTTAGCATAGACAAGGATGATATTACATGGCCAAGTTATAATACAAGTTCCTCCTAAATTTAGTACCAAGGAAAATTCTATGACTCTATAATCCTGGCCAGCCCCAAAAACGGTGTACAAGGGTTGCTCTGCAAAAAGTATCTAAACATTGACAGTATTTTCATTGTATATACTACAGAAACCAATAGGAAATACAGACAAAGCCATATCATTTATTTGAGTTTTGTTTATAGAAAGCTATGGCATGCCTGTGTCAAATCCATATGGCACCAGCTCTCATGAGCATTGGGACAAGCTGGTTCTTCACTTGGAGGGTCATGATTTGATTGGGACCCCCAATGAGTTGCTGCCCTATGAAAACAGCTGGTACACCGGGCTTACATCCCATCTGCTGCAGTGCCCTTTCAACTTGTTGCCCATCTTGGATTTCGTCCAACTCGTAAACTGTTGGATTTGCCCCAAACCCACTTATCAGTGTCTTGATGGTATGGCTCATGCAACATGTGGTCCGGCTAAAGATCACCACTGGTCTGTCAGCTACCATCCTTGTAACTGCTTCCATTATTATGcaacagagaaaaaaaaaagtacctTCAAATGTGTGAGTGTGCTGTGGAGCTTCTTGGGGACTTTGAATGTTTAATCTGCTTCAGTCTCATGAGGAACCTAAGCACCCTGAACACCTATTTATACTATCTTTGAACAGAGATATTAATATAGAAAAGgaataaaatacaataaatttCTTTATCATTCCTATATTACCCCTGATGATTACTTGATAAAGACATCTATATCTTGTTAAATTGAGTTAATAACAAGTTGCATATATAACAGTATGCTAATGCACAACATGTGACAATAAACACATTATAAATGACTTCACTATCCTTAACCCACATTGTTACCATGCATGATTGTAATCACAACCAATCTAATATGCCATACTAAAACAAATTGCTTTTCAAGATTTAGTTTGAGTTCTAAGGTAACTAAAGTTACAGAAAAGGAATTTAAATGTATTCCATCCAGGTAA
This is a stretch of genomic DNA from Gossypium arboreum isolate Shixiya-1 chromosome 11, ASM2569848v2, whole genome shotgun sequence. It encodes these proteins:
- the LOC108473193 gene encoding monothiol glutaredoxin-S6-like, with amino-acid sequence MEAVTRMVADRPVVIFSRTTCCMSHTIKTLISGFGANPTVYELDEIQDGQQVERALQQMGCKPGVPAVFIGQQLIGGPNQIMTLQVKNQLVPMLMRAGAIWI